The Parvibaculaceae bacterium PLY_AMNH_Bact1 genome window below encodes:
- a CDS encoding marine proteobacterial sortase target protein (Derived by automated computational analysis using gene prediction method: Protein Homology.): protein MAALTLNTDRIIIRTFSLLPLMLVCLVLSIVGAAANSTANIPYVSPNDMQRGALLLKGKEPGKFIEAPVLATDVDIQVTGPTGRTRVTQRFENPGEGWVEGIYVFPLPEDAAVDTLKMVIGDKVIEGEIKEKVEARRIYEEARDAGQRASLVEQERPNLFTNSVANIGPGETVIIQIEYQETIRQSNNTFSLRFPMVVAPRYNPQPTIVHTVDIDNRNGWGVVDPVPDRDRIEPPVQHPDEGPVNPVTLTLSLDAGFPIDRIVSHHHEVRIERGERNATLTLKEGNVPANRDFELTWTPEEGSEPTAALFRESWKGEDYLLLMVTPPYGEEVETAPAREVIFVIDNSGSMAGESMPQAKESLLKALDRLKPTDTFNVVRFDDTHEVLFEQSIRADRENLNVARRFVRSLEADGGTEMLPALQAALRDPLNDTSRLRQVIFLTDGAIGNEQQLFEAIVNNAGRSRLFPVGIGSAPNSYFMTRAAEMGRGAFTHIGSEAQIAERMKELFLKLENPAMTDLRLVWPDGIEAEAWPTPLPDLYRGEPIVLSAKLAEDREGTLRLAGKTGDEVWAIDMEISKDAPNRVGVSQLWARRKIASLEAARTMGGDWDAFDKEITEVALAHHLVSRLTSLVAVDKTPARPVGEELTQTEVPLNLPAGWEFEKVFGEPDAATPVMQQARAGAMRSMLAAAPAPMMMADTSQAQGIALPQTASEAPALIAQGIMMLLLALSLLAGWFLWMKQTGNGPRFERSPSFKWRR, encoded by the coding sequence ATGGCTGCTCTCACGCTCAACACCGACCGGATCATCATCCGGACTTTCTCCCTCCTCCCTCTCATGCTTGTCTGCCTGGTTTTGAGTATCGTTGGTGCCGCCGCAAACAGCACAGCCAACATTCCATATGTGAGCCCCAATGATATGCAGCGCGGTGCGCTTCTGCTCAAAGGCAAAGAGCCCGGCAAGTTCATTGAAGCACCTGTCCTTGCAACGGACGTTGACATCCAGGTCACCGGACCGACGGGGCGCACCCGTGTCACGCAGCGGTTTGAGAACCCCGGCGAGGGATGGGTAGAAGGCATCTATGTCTTTCCACTTCCTGAAGATGCCGCCGTCGACACCCTGAAAATGGTGATCGGCGACAAAGTCATTGAAGGCGAGATCAAAGAGAAGGTCGAAGCCCGTCGAATTTACGAAGAGGCCCGAGACGCCGGCCAACGCGCGAGCCTTGTCGAACAGGAACGTCCCAACCTTTTCACCAACTCAGTCGCAAATATTGGTCCTGGCGAAACGGTCATCATCCAGATCGAATATCAAGAGACCATCCGCCAATCGAATAACACGTTCTCGCTAAGGTTCCCGATGGTGGTGGCACCCCGCTACAATCCACAGCCAACAATCGTGCACACAGTGGACATCGACAACCGCAATGGTTGGGGCGTCGTTGATCCCGTGCCCGATCGCGATCGCATCGAACCACCGGTCCAACATCCCGACGAGGGACCAGTTAATCCGGTCACGCTGACCCTGTCGCTTGACGCAGGTTTCCCTATCGATCGGATCGTCAGCCACCACCACGAAGTCCGTATTGAGCGCGGCGAGCGCAACGCCACCCTGACGCTAAAGGAAGGGAATGTGCCCGCCAACCGCGACTTCGAGCTTACCTGGACGCCGGAAGAAGGCTCGGAACCCACCGCAGCCCTGTTCAGAGAAAGCTGGAAGGGTGAGGATTACCTGCTCCTCATGGTGACACCTCCTTACGGCGAAGAAGTCGAGACGGCACCTGCACGTGAAGTCATCTTCGTCATCGACAATTCGGGCTCCATGGCAGGCGAAAGCATGCCTCAGGCAAAAGAGAGTCTCTTGAAAGCTCTCGATCGCCTAAAGCCAACCGACACGTTCAACGTTGTACGCTTTGACGACACCCACGAGGTTCTGTTCGAGCAATCCATCCGTGCGGACCGGGAAAATCTCAACGTCGCCCGCCGGTTTGTCCGCTCCCTGGAAGCGGACGGCGGCACTGAAATGTTACCCGCGCTTCAGGCCGCTCTGCGTGATCCGCTGAACGACACATCCCGTCTGCGTCAGGTGATCTTCCTGACCGACGGCGCAATTGGCAATGAACAGCAGTTATTCGAGGCGATTGTCAACAATGCAGGCCGCTCTCGCCTGTTCCCTGTGGGCATCGGCTCAGCCCCCAACAGTTATTTCATGACCCGGGCTGCAGAAATGGGCCGTGGCGCCTTCACCCACATCGGGTCAGAAGCGCAAATTGCGGAGCGGATGAAAGAGCTGTTCCTGAAGCTCGAAAACCCCGCCATGACAGATCTACGTCTCGTTTGGCCGGACGGCATTGAAGCCGAAGCCTGGCCCACGCCCTTGCCTGACCTCTACCGTGGAGAGCCTATCGTTCTCTCAGCAAAGCTTGCAGAAGACAGGGAAGGAACATTGCGCCTCGCCGGTAAAACCGGAGATGAGGTTTGGGCCATCGATATGGAAATCTCAAAAGATGCCCCCAACCGTGTAGGTGTTTCCCAGCTTTGGGCAAGGCGCAAAATCGCCTCCCTCGAAGCAGCCCGCACCATGGGCGGCGATTGGGACGCATTCGACAAGGAAATCACAGAAGTCGCCCTCGCCCATCATCTGGTGAGCCGCCTCACAAGCCTGGTGGCTGTCGACAAAACACCGGCGCGTCCTGTTGGTGAAGAGCTCACACAGACTGAGGTGCCTTTGAACCTGCCCGCTGGGTGGGAGTTTGAGAAAGTCTTTGGGGAACCCGACGCAGCCACACCCGTTATGCAGCAGGCCCGCGCAGGGGCCATGCGCTCCATGCTCGCCGCTGCACCAGCGCCCATGATGATGGCGGACACCAGCCAGGCACAAGGCATCGCCCTTCCACAAACGGCCAGCGAGGCACCAGCCCTCATTGCGCAAGGGATTATGATGCTTCTTCTGGCACTCTCGCTCCTCGCTGGGTGGTTCTTATGGATGAAGCAGACCGGCAATGGTCCTCGATTTGAGCGGAGCCCGTCTTTCAAGTGGAGACGGTGA
- a CDS encoding class GN sortase (Derived by automated computational analysis using gene prediction method: Protein Homology.), with protein MRITPALLLAAALGLTTLGGWQLGQGLYMDAKAELAQTLLENAWDQTKQTGKPVKAWEWADTWPVARVIAPRVKASAIVLAGASGEALAFGPGHLSNSAEPGAQGTSVIAAHRDTHFEFLKDMQIGDAVELEAHNGESHTYIVDDLKIVRADASGIDPREPGKRLALVTCFPFNTTEQGPLRYVVFATAEEDLI; from the coding sequence ATGCGTATCACGCCGGCTCTCCTGCTTGCCGCCGCCTTGGGTCTCACCACCCTTGGCGGTTGGCAGCTGGGTCAGGGTCTCTACATGGACGCAAAGGCTGAACTCGCCCAGACCCTGCTCGAAAATGCCTGGGACCAAACCAAGCAAACCGGGAAACCGGTAAAGGCCTGGGAGTGGGCAGACACCTGGCCAGTCGCGCGGGTCATCGCACCACGCGTAAAAGCGTCCGCTATCGTTCTTGCGGGTGCCAGCGGCGAGGCTTTGGCCTTTGGCCCCGGCCACCTGTCAAACAGTGCAGAACCGGGCGCACAAGGAACCAGTGTGATAGCCGCCCACCGCGACACCCATTTTGAGTTTTTGAAAGACATGCAGATCGGTGATGCAGTGGAGCTGGAAGCCCATAACGGTGAAAGCCACACCTATATTGTCGACGATCTGAAAATCGTCCGCGCCGACGCATCTGGAATTGACCCCCGTGAACCAGGGAAGCGTCTCGCTCTGGTCACTTGCTTTCCCTTCAATACAACGGAACAAGGCCCACTCAGATATGTCGTCTTCGCCACTGCAGAGGAAGATCTGATTTGA
- a CDS encoding TetR/AcrR family transcriptional regulator (Derived by automated computational analysis using gene prediction method: Protein Homology.), translating to MGLEGYRRRVSESKRKSIMAAAGAEFQDNGFTHAAMAEIARKADVSTATLYKHFGSKEELFSSIVEASYAGLEMPKSAAAEAKTAKEALTTAANDYLNQQFGSGINALMRAIISETSGVPEVGKSFLKRGVNGRNKDFVAFLDNLVERKLLKPHDTKMSSLQIVGMIKENFVWPTMFDPNFKLPSNKDAIIEEAIDTFLAHYGA from the coding sequence ATGGGACTGGAAGGTTATCGACGTCGGGTCAGTGAATCGAAAAGAAAATCGATCATGGCTGCGGCGGGTGCGGAATTTCAAGACAACGGTTTTACCCATGCGGCTATGGCAGAAATTGCTCGTAAAGCCGACGTTTCAACCGCAACGCTCTACAAACATTTTGGGTCGAAAGAAGAGCTGTTCAGCTCAATCGTCGAAGCATCCTATGCAGGACTCGAGATGCCTAAGAGCGCGGCCGCAGAGGCAAAGACAGCAAAAGAAGCACTGACAACTGCTGCCAACGACTACCTGAACCAACAATTTGGATCTGGTATCAACGCGCTGATGCGCGCGATTATCTCCGAGACCTCAGGCGTACCGGAGGTGGGCAAGAGCTTCTTGAAACGCGGTGTCAACGGACGCAACAAGGACTTTGTCGCATTCCTCGATAACCTGGTTGAACGCAAGCTGCTCAAACCTCACGATACAAAAATGTCATCTCTCCAAATCGTCGGTATGATCAAAGAGAACTTCGTGTGGCCAACAATGTTCGATCCCAACTTCAAGCTACCGTCAAACAAAGACGCTATTATTGAAGAAGCAATTGACACATTCCTCGCCCACTACGGCGCGTGA
- a CDS encoding methyltransferase domain-containing protein (Derived by automated computational analysis using gene prediction method: Protein Homology. GO_function: GO:0008168 - methyltransferase activity [Evidence IEA]): MSGKIDFDANAAKAVEAMYQTPDVVGQRIAVLDALGLASYEHALDIGSGPGLLAEDAAKMVGAEGRVLGVDVSDAMVTMARTRCAALPQAEFVTCDATNLEVPDGSFDAAVSTQVYEYVDDVDKALKELHRVLKPHGRAVILDTDWDSIVWHASDAELMKRVLACWDDHLADPHLPSTLARRLKRTGFHVSRVEIVPMLSVGFQPHSYAAGIMRGIRSFVRGNADKHGLTQEDIQCWYDDQLRLAELGAFFFSVNRYMFVATK, encoded by the coding sequence ATGAGTGGGAAGATTGATTTTGATGCAAATGCTGCCAAGGCCGTTGAAGCCATGTATCAGACGCCAGATGTTGTCGGACAGCGTATCGCGGTTCTGGATGCGCTCGGCCTTGCTTCTTATGAGCACGCACTAGACATCGGATCGGGGCCCGGTTTGTTGGCCGAAGATGCTGCCAAGATGGTGGGGGCGGAAGGTCGCGTTCTGGGGGTGGATGTCAGTGACGCGATGGTCACCATGGCGCGGACCCGTTGTGCAGCGCTGCCTCAAGCTGAGTTCGTCACTTGTGATGCGACGAACCTTGAAGTGCCGGATGGAAGCTTTGATGCGGCTGTCTCCACGCAGGTCTATGAATATGTGGATGATGTGGACAAGGCGCTGAAAGAATTACATCGAGTTCTAAAGCCGCATGGTCGGGCCGTTATCCTGGATACGGATTGGGATTCGATTGTCTGGCACGCAAGCGACGCGGAGCTGATGAAACGGGTGCTTGCCTGCTGGGATGACCACCTGGCAGATCCCCACTTACCCTCAACTCTCGCACGGCGGCTCAAGCGCACTGGTTTTCACGTGTCACGCGTTGAGATCGTCCCGATGTTGAGTGTCGGATTTCAACCGCATTCATATGCGGCGGGGATCATGCGTGGCATACGATCATTTGTGCGCGGGAATGCGGATAAGCACGGTCTTACGCAAGAAGATATTCAGTGCTGGTATGACGACCAGCTCCGTCTGGCAGAGCTGGGCGCCTTCTTTTTCAGCGTCAATCGCTACATGTTTGTGGCGACGAAGTAG
- a CDS encoding PH domain-containing protein (Derived by automated computational analysis using gene prediction method: Protein Homology.), with translation MRSERHWSIYLPALSISILWAGILFWADRREPPLETLRLLALAVEVIAVPTLYLWAFYRARGAEISVLSDRVEISTGGRRPEKVSVDRASVGHVQIAQSYLQKLVGAGQVRVSLPDGRQFVLDDMSAPDRIVEAIRQDQEGVDKVSVG, from the coding sequence ATGCGGTCTGAACGACATTGGTCAATCTACCTACCTGCACTCAGCATCTCCATTTTGTGGGCGGGTATTCTTTTCTGGGCGGACAGGCGTGAGCCACCTCTGGAAACCTTGAGACTCCTGGCGTTGGCCGTTGAGGTGATTGCTGTACCGACGCTCTACCTCTGGGCGTTCTATAGGGCGCGAGGCGCGGAAATTTCGGTCTTGTCAGATCGTGTGGAGATTTCAACCGGTGGGCGGCGGCCAGAAAAGGTAAGTGTTGACCGCGCCTCTGTCGGGCATGTCCAGATTGCACAGTCTTATCTGCAAAAACTGGTAGGCGCTGGGCAGGTCAGGGTCAGTCTGCCCGATGGGCGGCAGTTTGTTCTTGATGATATGAGTGCGCCGGACCGCATTGTTGAGGCGATCAGGCAGGACCAAGAGGGTGTAGACAAAGTGAGTGTGGGATGA
- a CDS encoding DMT family transporter (Derived by automated computational analysis using gene prediction method: Protein Homology.), with the protein MTRLRADLLLLLTALIWGAAFVGQSTAMDHLGPLLFTGTRFLLATLVVLPFALAESRKGPPLRRDHVTLMGAAGLVFFIASITQQAGLLATTVTNAGFLTALYVVLVPIIAFMALRHRLPWVIWPAAALSLAGTWLLGGGLSGLNWGDSIMIFSALFWALQVLLVGSLASRSGRPITLAALQFGVTAFLCLILAAVFEPISFTNMAAAWKELLFTGIISGGLGFTLQAVGQRYTPASDAAIIMSSEALFAALFGAVLLGERLPMIGWIGCGCILAAVIGVQLAPLWRQRTLT; encoded by the coding sequence ATGACCCGTTTGCGTGCTGACCTGCTTCTGCTTTTAACGGCGCTCATCTGGGGCGCAGCCTTCGTTGGCCAATCAACCGCGATGGATCATCTCGGTCCATTACTTTTCACAGGCACACGGTTCCTTCTAGCGACCCTCGTCGTCCTACCTTTCGCGCTGGCAGAGAGCCGAAAAGGCCCGCCACTCCGCCGCGATCACGTGACCCTGATGGGCGCTGCAGGCCTCGTCTTTTTCATCGCAAGCATAACCCAGCAGGCGGGGTTGCTCGCGACAACTGTCACAAATGCTGGTTTTCTAACGGCACTTTATGTGGTGCTGGTACCCATCATCGCCTTCATGGCTTTGAGGCACAGGCTTCCCTGGGTCATCTGGCCGGCGGCGGCCCTCTCTTTGGCGGGCACCTGGCTTCTGGGAGGTGGGCTCTCCGGGTTGAATTGGGGGGATAGCATCATGATCTTCAGCGCCCTCTTCTGGGCGCTCCAAGTTCTGCTTGTGGGATCGCTCGCAAGCCGTTCTGGCCGCCCAATCACCCTGGCAGCATTGCAGTTTGGCGTCACTGCATTCCTTTGCCTGATTTTGGCTGCCGTGTTTGAACCCATATCGTTCACAAACATGGCAGCCGCCTGGAAGGAACTGCTTTTCACCGGCATCATCTCAGGTGGGTTGGGTTTTACGTTGCAGGCTGTGGGCCAGCGCTACACCCCAGCATCAGACGCTGCCATCATCATGTCGTCAGAAGCTCTCTTTGCTGCCCTCTTCGGTGCAGTGCTGCTCGGCGAACGGCTCCCCATGATCGGATGGATCGGATGCGGCTGCATTCTGGCGGCCGTCATCGGTGTGCAACTCGCACCGCTCTGGAGACAGCGCACGCTAACCTGA
- a CDS encoding DJ-1/PfpI family protein (Derived by automated computational analysis using gene prediction method: Protein Homology.) — translation MSRFQLPSCAVGTALLLTLSLMALVTLVAVDEARADDRSIVVVAQNGGTEVTDFLVPYGVLSRAQIGDVRAVSTEPGPVFLWPGLTVEPDETLDQFDARLPEGADLVIIPAVLDHDDPVLIKWLQQQSEKGAMLVSICDGALVLARTGLLDGRQATGHWCTRDVRQEDFPEVRWQENLRYVRDGNVATSAGVSASLPISLHLVEMLAGKVRAESLAAELAVEGFGADHKSEEFVLGAGPIWVAARNFLFGWPRDEYALVLSDGMDEIALAFAVDMFARTYRSQAVPVASDAVRTLNGLTVLPDQPELGNATASVGFGSGGDLQLDPGATAPEQILAFLTAQYGRDSAEFVALQLEYPY, via the coding sequence ATGTCACGGTTTCAACTGCCATCTTGCGCCGTCGGGACGGCCCTGTTGCTAACCCTCAGCTTGATGGCCTTGGTGACCCTGGTCGCGGTTGACGAGGCGCGCGCGGATGATCGGTCCATTGTGGTGGTTGCGCAAAATGGTGGTACAGAGGTCACGGACTTTCTTGTGCCCTATGGGGTTCTTTCTCGGGCGCAGATCGGCGACGTGCGTGCGGTGTCGACGGAACCTGGGCCTGTCTTTCTGTGGCCGGGTCTGACCGTTGAGCCCGATGAAACGTTGGATCAGTTTGATGCCAGGCTGCCGGAGGGCGCCGACCTTGTGATTATTCCGGCGGTTCTTGATCACGATGACCCGGTGCTGATTAAGTGGTTGCAGCAGCAATCAGAGAAAGGGGCCATGCTTGTCTCTATCTGTGATGGCGCGCTTGTGCTGGCACGCACTGGATTGCTGGACGGACGACAGGCGACGGGGCACTGGTGTACGCGAGACGTTCGGCAGGAAGACTTCCCAGAGGTTCGTTGGCAGGAGAACTTGCGCTATGTGCGCGATGGCAATGTCGCCACCTCAGCTGGTGTGAGTGCGTCCTTACCGATTTCTCTTCACCTGGTTGAGATGCTGGCCGGGAAGGTCCGCGCGGAGTCTCTTGCTGCAGAGCTTGCCGTTGAGGGATTTGGCGCAGACCACAAGTCAGAGGAATTTGTACTGGGGGCAGGACCTATCTGGGTCGCTGCGCGTAATTTCCTCTTCGGCTGGCCGCGGGATGAGTATGCACTTGTTTTGTCCGACGGTATGGATGAGATCGCCCTGGCATTTGCTGTCGACATGTTTGCCAGGACCTATCGTTCCCAGGCCGTGCCCGTGGCAAGCGATGCTGTGCGTACATTGAATGGACTGACCGTGTTGCCAGACCAGCCTGAGCTTGGCAATGCCACAGCGTCTGTGGGCTTTGGCTCAGGCGGAGATCTTCAGCTGGATCCGGGTGCGACTGCGCCAGAACAGATACTCGCCTTTCTAACCGCGCAATATGGGCGGGATAGTGCTGAGTTCGTCGCCCTTCAATTGGAGTATCCTTATTAG
- a CDS encoding DJ-1/PfpI family protein (Derived by automated computational analysis using gene prediction method: Protein Homology.) — translation MSPAATARPPTAVRKIVIYTYEGGMMLDVVGPADVFATAAQYVAHTENAAAPYTVEVIANEAGPVTMSNGVQIVAAKSFQDVRGPIDTLIFAGGSEEGISEAEQDAALRPWIKRKADTVRRLASVCSGAFFLSRTGLLDGHRATTHWVACERLAKDHPKIDVVDDAIHVKSGDTYTSAGVSAGIDLALAMVEEDLGRDVAMQVARHLVLFLRRPGGQSQFSAQLAAQSNKTEKFDALLTHIAEHPEDDLSVPALADQVAMSPRNFARLFRQQVGETPAKYVERARLDAARRRLEEDDDKVEAVAAATGFGTAETLRRTMKRHMATTPEAYRASFGG, via the coding sequence ATGAGCCCTGCCGCGACAGCGCGTCCTCCAACCGCCGTCCGCAAGATTGTCATCTACACCTATGAGGGCGGCATGATGCTGGACGTTGTCGGCCCCGCTGACGTCTTCGCAACAGCCGCACAATATGTCGCTCATACAGAAAATGCGGCAGCGCCTTACACGGTGGAGGTGATCGCCAACGAAGCAGGACCGGTCACCATGTCGAATGGCGTTCAGATCGTCGCGGCCAAAAGCTTCCAGGATGTAAGAGGCCCCATCGACACGCTCATTTTTGCCGGTGGCTCAGAAGAAGGTATCTCAGAAGCAGAGCAGGACGCCGCCCTTCGTCCCTGGATCAAACGGAAGGCGGACACAGTAAGACGCCTTGCAAGCGTATGCTCCGGTGCTTTCTTCCTGTCACGGACGGGACTGCTGGACGGGCATCGCGCGACCACCCATTGGGTCGCTTGCGAAAGACTTGCCAAAGACCACCCGAAAATCGACGTGGTGGACGATGCCATCCATGTGAAAAGCGGTGATACATACACATCCGCAGGCGTGTCTGCAGGCATCGACCTGGCGCTTGCCATGGTGGAAGAAGACCTTGGGCGCGACGTCGCCATGCAGGTCGCCCGACACCTGGTGCTCTTCCTACGGCGTCCCGGTGGGCAATCCCAGTTCTCTGCACAATTGGCTGCACAGAGTAATAAGACAGAAAAGTTCGATGCTCTGCTCACCCACATTGCCGAGCATCCGGAGGATGATTTGAGTGTCCCCGCACTTGCAGATCAGGTCGCCATGAGTCCACGCAATTTTGCGAGGCTTTTCAGACAGCAGGTCGGTGAAACGCCAGCGAAATATGTTGAACGCGCGCGTCTTGACGCCGCCCGCAGGCGGTTGGAAGAGGATGACGACAAGGTCGAAGCGGTCGCCGCAGCAACCGGCTTCGGTACAGCTGAAACCCTGCGCCGCACCATGAAACGACACATGGCAACAACACCGGAAGCCTACCGCGCAAGTTTTGGCGGCTAG
- a CDS encoding TetR/AcrR family transcriptional regulator (Derived by automated computational analysis using gene prediction method: Protein Homology.): protein MIEIVEKPRTQAERRAASEGKLLRAAAELVAEGGVAAATFERIGERAGLSRGLVTQRFGSKEGLIHALVEDVAERFDAFLFAHHVDTLPPDEALLAFIDIYLSDTEDAAIRDTYHVLLAESLATQPTLRPLFSRVHDGVRERLRMLLESGQEAGTISRSLDPDVMAVSIGAFLLGIRIQRMVNPTTDIDAIRKTAIASLRTLLGSGNS, encoded by the coding sequence TTGATTGAAATTGTGGAAAAACCTCGAACCCAAGCGGAGCGCAGGGCCGCGTCTGAGGGCAAATTGCTGCGGGCGGCGGCGGAGCTGGTGGCAGAGGGAGGGGTTGCGGCGGCGACGTTTGAGCGGATCGGCGAACGTGCTGGCCTGAGCCGGGGGCTCGTTACACAACGGTTCGGGTCGAAAGAGGGGCTTATCCATGCGCTGGTGGAAGATGTAGCTGAACGGTTCGACGCCTTTTTGTTTGCACACCATGTGGACACGCTGCCACCAGATGAAGCTTTGCTGGCCTTTATTGATATCTATCTGAGCGACACGGAGGACGCGGCCATTCGCGACACATATCACGTGCTGCTTGCAGAGAGCCTGGCGACACAGCCGACCCTTAGGCCGCTGTTTTCCCGCGTGCATGATGGCGTGCGGGAACGTCTCCGGATGTTGTTAGAAAGCGGTCAGGAGGCTGGCACGATCAGTCGTTCGCTCGACCCGGACGTCATGGCGGTCAGTATTGGCGCGTTTCTTCTTGGTATTCGAATTCAGCGCATGGTGAATCCAACGACCGATATTGATGCGATCCGCAAGACCGCCATTGCGTCGCTCCGAACGCTTCTTGGGTCAGGAAACAGCTAG
- a CDS encoding cytochrome P450 (Derived by automated computational analysis using gene prediction method: Protein Homology. GO_function: GO:0005506 - iron ion binding [Evidence IEA]; GO_function: GO:0016705 - oxidoreductase activity, acting on paired donors, with incorporation or reduction of molecular oxygen [Evidence IEA]; GO_function: GO:0020037 - heme binding [Evidence IEA]), with product MRIDQDIAQTIVDPKAYAAGTPIDDAFKILRKEAPFAIAEPKGFDPFWVVTKFDDIQFIERQNELFHNGDRSAVLTTLEADKMVRDMMGGSPHLVRSLVQMDNPDHMAYRRLTQAWFLPQNIKKLEPRIREIARSFLDRMAAFGTECDFARDVAFLYPLHVIMEILGVPESDEPKMLKLTQELFGAADPELSRSGDAEQGTEAGVNSIAETVGEFIEYFNAITEDRRANPRDDVSSVIANGQINGEPLDHFAAMSYYIIAATAGHDTTSNTTAEGLWALCNHQDELAKLKADPSLIDGHIEESIRWTTAVKHFMRTATEDTEVAGRKIAKGDWLMLCYQSGNRDEDHFDDPFTYKVDRTPNKHVAFGYGAHVCLGQHLARMEMRILWEELLPRLESIELNGTPKRMESSFVCGPKSVPIKFKMN from the coding sequence ATGCGCATTGATCAGGATATCGCCCAAACAATTGTCGACCCCAAGGCCTACGCTGCAGGCACTCCGATTGACGACGCATTCAAAATTCTGCGCAAAGAGGCGCCCTTCGCCATCGCGGAGCCAAAAGGCTTTGACCCTTTCTGGGTCGTCACCAAGTTTGACGATATTCAGTTTATTGAGCGGCAGAACGAGCTTTTTCACAATGGCGACAGGTCAGCTGTGCTCACCACTCTTGAGGCAGACAAGATGGTGCGTGACATGATGGGTGGCTCTCCCCACCTTGTGCGCTCTCTAGTGCAGATGGACAATCCGGATCACATGGCCTATCGCCGTCTGACGCAGGCCTGGTTTCTGCCGCAGAACATCAAGAAGCTCGAGCCACGTATCCGTGAAATCGCCCGCTCATTTCTGGACCGCATGGCGGCATTCGGCACCGAGTGTGATTTTGCCCGGGATGTCGCCTTCCTCTACCCCCTTCATGTGATCATGGAAATTCTGGGTGTTCCCGAAAGCGACGAACCCAAAATGCTGAAGCTCACACAGGAACTGTTTGGCGCAGCCGATCCGGAACTAAGCCGCAGCGGCGACGCAGAACAGGGAACAGAAGCGGGTGTCAACTCTATCGCCGAGACAGTCGGCGAGTTCATTGAATATTTCAACGCCATCACCGAAGACCGGCGCGCTAATCCACGTGATGACGTTTCAAGTGTCATCGCCAATGGCCAGATCAATGGAGAGCCCCTCGATCACTTCGCCGCCATGTCCTACTACATTATTGCAGCGACTGCAGGACATGACACCACGTCCAACACAACAGCAGAAGGCCTGTGGGCGCTTTGCAATCACCAGGATGAACTTGCAAAGCTGAAGGCAGATCCGTCCCTGATTGATGGCCATATCGAAGAATCCATCCGCTGGACAACAGCCGTGAAACACTTCATGCGAACAGCGACAGAAGACACCGAGGTGGCGGGTCGGAAAATCGCCAAGGGAGATTGGCTGATGCTTTGCTATCAGTCCGGCAATCGCGACGAAGATCACTTCGATGATCCGTTCACCTACAAAGTGGACCGCACCCCCAACAAACATGTCGCCTTCGGCTATGGCGCGCATGTCTGCCTCGGTCAGCACCTGGCACGAATGGAAATGCGCATCCTCTGGGAAGAACTCCTGCCACGTCTGGAAAGCATCGAACTGAATGGCACACCAAAGCGAATGGAATCTTCTTTCGTCTGCGGTCCAAAGTCTGTCCCCATCAAATTCAAGATGAATTGA